One Curtobacterium herbarum genomic window carries:
- a CDS encoding GTP-binding protein, translating into MSTVPITLVSALHDADAARVAARLSDGHRMHAAGSALAAARAVAERAEHLAEVCGPDARHSLVVTLPAWGDARAVAMMLANAARAETGDDRVIDHVVSVLRAGDVEHLLWSGVDDAFVAGERLAALIEYATVIVLQGTERLPVARRRAVVAVVHRCAPQAVVLADVRVRSADDLPASNGAAARVLAGSAGWMLALSADHDVRVPSTDGLTAFRYRDPLPFHPARLADVVEHDLVAGPQGRVLRSRGFFRLASRPDHVGSWSSVGAMLALDPTANPSWDEDAPIGQALWFIGEGLDVDRLTRALDGALITPSELLAGPDLWRSWADPFPVWPALDRGE; encoded by the coding sequence ATGTCGACCGTCCCGATCACCCTCGTGTCCGCACTCCACGACGCCGACGCCGCACGCGTCGCCGCTCGGCTGTCGGACGGCCACCGGATGCACGCCGCCGGCAGCGCCCTGGCGGCCGCGCGTGCCGTCGCGGAGCGCGCGGAGCACCTCGCCGAGGTCTGCGGTCCGGACGCCCGGCACTCCCTCGTCGTCACGCTGCCGGCGTGGGGTGACGCCCGGGCGGTGGCGATGATGCTCGCGAACGCCGCCCGCGCCGAGACCGGCGACGACCGGGTGATCGACCACGTGGTGTCGGTCCTCCGTGCCGGCGACGTCGAGCACCTGCTCTGGTCCGGCGTCGACGACGCGTTCGTCGCCGGTGAGCGGCTCGCGGCCCTGATCGAGTACGCAACCGTCATCGTGCTCCAGGGCACGGAACGCCTGCCGGTCGCCCGCCGACGGGCTGTCGTCGCCGTCGTGCACCGCTGCGCACCACAGGCGGTCGTGCTCGCGGACGTCCGGGTCCGGAGTGCCGACGACCTGCCCGCCTCGAACGGTGCCGCCGCACGGGTCCTCGCCGGGTCGGCCGGCTGGATGCTCGCCCTGTCCGCGGACCACGACGTCCGGGTCCCGAGCACCGACGGGCTCACCGCGTTCCGCTACCGCGACCCGCTGCCGTTCCACCCCGCGCGCCTGGCCGACGTCGTGGAGCACGACCTGGTCGCGGGACCGCAGGGCCGGGTGCTCCGCTCGCGCGGCTTCTTCCGCCTGGCGTCCCGGCCGGACCACGTCGGCTCCTGGTCGAGCGTCGGTGCGATGCTCGCCCTGGACCCCACCGCGAACCCGTCCTGGGACGAGGACGCCCCGATCGGCCAAGCGCTCTGGTTCATCGGCGAGGGACTCGACGTCGACCGGCTGACCCGCGCGCTCGACGGGGCGCTCATCACGCCGTCGGAGCTGCTGGCCGGCCCGGACCTCTGGCGGTCCTGGGCCGACCCGTTCCCGGTCTGGCCGGCGCTCGACCGCGGCGAGTGA
- the ykgO gene encoding type B 50S ribosomal protein L36 has protein sequence MKVRNSLKALKKIPGSQIVRRRGRVYVINKKNPRWNTRQG, from the coding sequence GTGAAGGTCCGCAACTCGCTCAAGGCGCTGAAGAAGATCCCCGGCTCGCAGATCGTCCGCCGCCGCGGACGCGTCTACGTCATCAACAAGAAGAACCCGCGCTGGAACACCCGGCAGGGGTGA